In the genome of Oncorhynchus nerka isolate Pitt River linkage group LG27, Oner_Uvic_2.0, whole genome shotgun sequence, the window tctctctctctgtcccattgACTGCAGGCACAAGTTGTCTGACAAGAAGATACGTAAGACGCTGGATCGGGGCGACTTTCGCCTTCTGCATTATGCTGGGGAGGTCACCTATGGCGTTGTGGGTAAGGTATCCCATGGTCTCAGGCCCAATGGTGGCATTACCCTGCTCCTCAATGTCCCTACATGTCCTACTAGTAGATTTCACTGCCACTCTTACGTCCCTTCTCACTCACCACTCTTTCTcgcatgttgttgtttgtgtcatcccAGGGTTCATCGACAAAAACAATGACATGTTATACAGAAACATCAAAGATGTAAGTCTGCAGGTTTCTACTGATGGATTATGTGAGacaggggaggaaggaaggaggggaggaaggaagggagggggggtagagaaTGGGACTCTTTTCAATTGGTTCCTTAATTATTTACTCCTGTTGAAGTTCTGTAAATAATACAAGAGGAGGGGAATGCAGTGAATTTGCCCAATTGGTTTTGagtatccactgtgtgtgtgtgtgtgtgtgtgtgtgtatgtctgtacaCAGGTGATGCGGCAGTCAAAAAATGCCATAGTCAGAGAGTGCTTTGCTTCCACAGAGTCAGATAGCAGGCGGCGACCAGAGACGGTGAGAGCTCACCAAGTTTTCCCCACCACTTTTCCATCTGTCCCCCTGAAGTCACAATGACAGTTTTCTTTTACTTGTACACTGCCTCAATAGTATAACATGTTGTACAGTATAGCTGGATAGGAACACACCGTTTTCAGAATGACAGACAACTGATAAAAGTAATAGATGTCTCTGTGTTTATATTGGATTATTTATTGTCCCCTTATGCAGCATTTGATCGTCATTTACCTCTGTCACTGGCAGCCTGTTGTGGTCCATCATCCATATGTATTTGACAGATAAACTGTTGGGGGACTCTACAACTGATCCCAGGCCTGTTTCTCTGTAGGTTGCTAGCCAGTTTAAGAGCAGTCTGCTGGGACTGACAGACATCCTCATGTCTAAGGAACCCTGGTATGTGCGCTGCCTCAAATCCAACGAGTCCAAACAGCCAGGTGAGAGACCCTCTGACCTCCGCCACGTGCACAATATCATCACCAGCTGGTGGTACTTCCAAACTTCAATCTGTCAACTGTGTTTTATGAAGCAATttctccttcattctctctctctctctctttttcccctttgtgtctttttctccccctctttttTTGGCACGTACACAAACACTCATGCTACAGGTCGTTTTGACGACGTGCTGGTTCGGCACCAAGTGAAGTACCTGGGGCTGATGGAACACCTTAGGGTCAGACGGGCAGGTTTTGCATACCGACGCCGCTATGAGTTGTTTCTGCAGAGGTAGGCCAACAGAACTTGTTGCTTTAGTAGACCACATTGATTACTTTGTAGAAACAATATTTTCCTTATAACATTAGGCTTCATCGGCAAATGATTTGACTAGAATCTTTGAGAGATTTTGCCTTTACTTGAGCTGTTGATAtcaaataattaattaatttctTTATTCTGTCCCCTCGGGGAACGTTGTGTTGCATTTTAACACAAACAAGCACAGGCATTACAGGCATTCCAAATACTGTACATCTAGGACAATGAGGTGATGTGTGATCCACCTCCAGATACAAGCCCCTATGCCCAGCCACCTGGCCCCATTGGAGAGGAGTGGCTGCAGAAGGAGTGGAAGTGCTGGTGCAGCACCTGGGATACCTGCCAGATGAGTACAAAATGGGCAGGTGAGAGCAGTTTGGGCAACTAATTTCTCCTCCACTAGATTGGTTCTTACAAATCTCTGTTACTTTTCAATTTCCCTCTAGAACCAAGATATTTATCCGCCACCCCAGGACACTTTTTTCCACAGAAGATGCCTTCGAGGTCTGCAAACATAAACTTGGTAAGGGCATGAAAGCTAAGAGAAATCAAGAGATTTTATTGATTTGCATAGAGATTTCAATATTATTAATGGATATTACAGCATCAAGGATTCAGGCCCAGTACAAGGGATACCGGCAAAAAGGAGAATTCAGAAGACAGAAAGAAGCTGGTAAGTGACAGGAAAGCTACATGgatgtggtcctctgtagctcagttggaagagcatggcacttgcaacaccaggatagtggatTCGATTTCCAGGACCACTgattcagtgccttcagaaagtgttcagaccccttgactttttcacacattttgttacgttacagccttattctaaaatgtattaaatacataaaaatcctaagcaatctacacacaatgccccataatgacaaagcaaaaacaagtttttagaattttctgtaaatgtataaaaataattaccctttgctttgagacttgaaattgaactccggtgcatcctgtttccattgatcatccttgagatgtttctacaacttggagtccacctgtggtaaattcaattgattggacatgatttggaaaggcacacctgtcaatataagatcccacagttgacactgcgcatgtcagagcaaaaaccaagccatgaggtccaaggaattgtccgtcgagctccgagacaggattgtgtcgaggcacagatctggagaagagtaccaaaaaatgtctacagcattgaaggtcaaatcaaatttcattggtcacatacacatggttagcagtgtagcggaatgcttgtgcttctagttctgacagtgcagtaatatttagCAAtaaatctaacaaattcacaacaactaccttatacacacaattgtgaagggatgaataagagtatatacatataaagttatggatgagcaatggccgtgcggcatatgcaagatgcagtagatggtatagaatatagtatacacagtacatatgagatgagaaatgtAGGATATTtcgacattattaaagtggcgttatttaaagtgactagtgatacctttattaaatccatttattaaatgtattcaagtggccagagatttgagcctgtatgttggcagcagccactctatgttagtgatggctgtttaacagtctgatggccttgagatagaagctgtttttcagtctctcagtcccagctttgatgcacctgtactgacctcgccttctggatgatagcagggtgaacaggcagtggctcgggtggttgttgtccttgatcttttcggccttcctgtgacatcaggtgctgtaggtgtcctggagggcaggtagtttgcccccccggtgatgcgttgtgcagaacgTACTACCCTCTGGGGAGTCTTGTGGTTGTGGGCAGAacagttgtcgtaccaggcggtgatacagcccgacaggatgctctcgattgtgcatctgtaaaagtttgtgagtgttttaggtgacaagccaaatttcttaagCCTCCAGAAGTTTGAGGAGCTGTCGAGCCTTCTTCAccactctgtctgtgtgggtggaccatttcagtgtcagtgatgtgtatgccaaggaacttaactttccaccttctccactccaCTAGAAAGatatttgatgaaaacctgctccagagcactcgggacctcagactggggtgaaggttccccttccaacaagacaatgacaatGAAGAATCAGGAGAAACTCCTCAACTATAGGtttgccaagtttgtagcgtcatacccaggaagactcaatgctgtaatcactgccaaaggtgcttcaacaaagtactgagtaaaggttctgaatacttatatgaAAATCATATTTCAGTTGGTTTATTTCTTATAAATTACATAACATgtcttaacctgtttttgctttgtcattatgggttattgtgtgtagattgaggaaaacaaCTATTTGGTAGAATAAAGCTGcaatgtaagaaaatgtggaaaaagtcaaggggtctgaatactttccatagGCACTGTATGTAGACAAATGTTTGGATGCATgtctaagtcgctttggataaaatcatctgctaaatggcatagaTATCATaatgtgtgtaacatgacaggaTAAACCGTGTGCCTTTTTGGAGAGCAGAAACATAGtaggcaagatacagtacatATTTATGTCACTGGCCATGCAAACCTCAACAGATATTCAATAAATTCACATTTTTCTCCATCTTGATTTGATACCTGTTGTGTAATGTGTTCTTTAGCCACCAAGATTGAGACTTGCTGGAGAGGAGTTCAAGccaggaaagagaaagagaggagacaatGGGCTGTCAAGGTCATCAAGAAGTAAGAGGGAGAACGAGATCACATCTTCAggctctagcactgcaatgttgATCCATCAACCAAAATGACATATTATAAATTTATACTCTGAAGTTTGCCACAAATTACAGATCCATAGTGGATTAAAGCCTATAATGTTCAGCACATTCCCAGAGGGCAGTATTATTATTAATACTGTAGATGACCAATTATTTACTTTTTTTATTCCAGGTTTATTAAAGGATACATGACCAGAGGGGAAGCAAAGACTACTGATAACTCTGAATACCTGGCCTTTGTCAGACAGAGCTACCTCAACAGGCTGAAAGACAATCTCCCAAAAACTGTTCTGGATAAAATCAGCTGGCTAACCCCTCCACCTGTATTGACTGAGGTATTTATGCACATTGTAATTCAATTACATTGAATTGAGGACAGCTATTTTGGTGTTAAAGGGGAAGCTCAGTGAAACGTCTGTTGGACTGTGCTTGCTCTTCTTGTACAGGCCTCAGCGATCCTGCGTCAGCTCCACATGCGTGTCATAGTGACGAGGTATGTCAGAGGGATCACTGCACAACAGAAAGCACAGGTAAGGCCAGAACTACTCCAGAATTGTCCCTTTTAAATCATGAGTTTATCAGGTTTGAAGGTAAGATCCaggtgcagacagtgtcgaagtaacaaaagtgtatTAAATCGAGCACAGGCAggcaaaggtacagaacggcaggcagggtcaggtcaggcggAGGTCGGTaaaccagagtagtggggcacAGGTACCGGACGGCATGCAGGCTTAGGGTCGGGTCAGGAAGAGGTCGGTAAGCCAGAGTAGTGGAGTaaaggatggcaggcaggctcagggcaggtaATCctgagtagtggggcaaaggtacaggacggcaggcaggctcagggcaggtaATCctgagtagtggggcaaaggtacaggacggcaggcaggctcagggcaggtaATCctgagtagtggggcaaaggtacaggacggcaggcaggctcagggcaggtaATCctgagtagtggggcaaaggtacaggacggcaggcaggctcaggtcaggcatccagagtagtggggcaaaggtacaggacggcaggcaggctcagggcaggtaatccagagtagtggggcaaaggcacaggacggcaggcaggctcagggcaggtaATCCAGAgaagtggggcaaaggtacaggacggcaggcaggctcagggcaggtaATCCAGAGAAGTGGGGCAAaggcacaggacggcaggcaggctcagggcaggcaggctcagggcaggcaggctcagggcaggcaggctcagggcaggcaggctcagggcaggcagaaaggtcaaaactagaaaacaggaactatagACAATACAGGCGCAAGGGGAAATCCGCTGGTAGGTTTGATGAACAAAactaactggcaacagacagagaaaacaggtataaatacacaggtgaTAATggagaagatgggtgacacctggagaggggtggagacaatcacaaagacaggtgagacagatcagggtgtgacagacttACATCATGGACATAGTAGACAACATACTTGTGTTGTATAACCTACCTTTTTAGTGCCCTGTATAGCCTATGCTGTGTTACATATTTGTGATCACAAAGATCCTATAAATCAGAATTCTTTAGCTAGTTCTATGTTGGTGATGTTCATTCCTTGTCTCACCCTCCCAGCTTCAACTCAAGGGGATCACCAGTGTTATCTTCAAGGACAAGAAGGACAGCTACCCTCAGAGTGTCTCCCAACCCTTTGTGGACACCAGGATCAGTCAGTATATAGTAGCAGATATCTGCTAATTACATGTGGCATCTTACTCACACTCGTGTTTTAGGATCAAATGCCATCTTTTGCACTATGTTATATTTTCAGGTGAACAGGACATCAATATGAAGGTCCTGCAGATAATTCGCCATGAACGCATCAAGGTAATCAAGACATTTGCATTGCAGTATGTCCTTAACCCTTAAACTCTCTTATTTTAAAACTCTTGCTTTCTCCATCATTTTAAAACCCttaacactatctctctctctccctcctctctcctctctctgcagtaTAGCGTACCAGTGGTGAAGTATGACAGGAATGGGTTTAAACCCCGACCTCGGCAGCTCATCCTCACGCAGACGGCTGCCTATGTGGTGGACGAGGCCAAGATCAAACAGAAAGTGCAGTACACTACTCTGAAAGGTGAGCCTACAACATGGTATGGATGTGATGCATGGGGTTTGAGGGTGTCTGGTCTCACTTGCAAAATAGATTTGATTTCAGTGGGGCGAATCCTAATTTCCATCTGCATCAAATTTTCACAATGGATTATTAGTTGAAAATTCAACTGAAGTGTAAGTTAGGAAAATACTGGTAATATATAAATTATACAGTTTGTTTCAAAGTGTACTGATCAGTGTGAGTGCTGCTTACTCCATTGCAGGTGTGTCTGTCAGTACCTTGAGTGACGGCATCATCATTTTCCATATTGCAAGTGAAGACGTTAAACAGAAGGTAGGAGGACACTGTCGTCACACAGCATAGTGTAATAGCTCGGTAAAGTGAGTGTAGCGCCTCTGTTTTTCAAGTGATTCAAACCAGGATATGTTTAGAAGGAAATCCATCCTACAGTGCACTACATGCCTTGGAACATGGTGCACTTTCAGACACACCCCTAATGCTACCCAATGTGTCCTGACCTCATGTTCAGGGGGACCTGGTCATCCAGTGTGACCACCTGTTTGAAGTGTTGACCAAACTCAGTGTGGTTGCCAACAAGCAGAGCGCTATCAACGTGGTCCAGGGCAGGTGAGGCTGTGGCTGACAACAGGATGGATTCTGGGCGTTCTAGTCCGATGGATCAAGTAGCCAGATGAGCTGGCTTATGTTTATTTCACATCTTTATTTATTTAGCCAGGATAGTCCTCTCCGTAACACGTGCCACTGTTTTCCATGGCGTCCTGGATGAATATGAATATGCTGTTGTTTTTCAGCATCTCGTTTCAGATACAGGCGGGGAAAGAGGGTATTGTGGACTTCAGCAGTGGCCAGGAGTCCATGGTGTACAAGGACAAGAATGGACACCTCATGGTGGTGAGTaatgctattgctgctgctgagAGGAGCCtggaagcctggtcccagacctgcttgtgctgtcttgccaactcctatggccaTTGCCCACCATCCTTTGCCTCAGATCTGGGATCAATCCTGTGCACAGTTGGCTAGTATCACATGCTTTCTGCTGACTTTAGCTGCTAGAAGAATAACAAGTCCTGTATTGTCCACACAAAGTGGAATGCTTCCTTTAGCTTCCTCGTGGCATTATACACAGAACAGACAAACAAATATCGAAACCACTGTGATAtatcatacatactgtatgaaatgTTAAAGGTCCAATGGAGCTGTTTTTTTATCTCAATTTCAAATAATTTCTGGtaaacaattaagtaccttactgtgattgttttcaaagaaaaaaagaagaaaaaaaagaaacaagcaatttctcaagcaagaatttcgCTTGGACTGTCTgcgtggggaggggaaaactagatgttattggcagagagctTTGGAACTCTTATTGGTCTAACTAATTTACTGCCTGGTGATTACACCAggtaggccaaaactccatcccacccaaacaggctgaaatttcaggcagtcttttcaaacaacttttacactaaaagggcattatcaacatttccacagtattattccaatctCATAGTGTGGAAGTACATATAAAACACAAGAATATAACatgtttgactgcactgggcctttaacaaaTGTTTGGAGTAAGATACAGTGATTGTATGGTGGTCTGACAGGCATGCACTACCTTGTTATGGACATAatcaaccatttaaaaaaaaagaaatgcgGCGTCTGAAAGAGAGGGATTACATGGGAGTCCAATACAAATATCTCATTTAATTGCAAATGGTTTGTGTTATGTTCCCTAATGAACTTGACGCAGGTGACCAATACGAACAAATAACATATTTGTCACTCTAGGTATCCACTCGGACCAAGGCTCGGTGAACTGCTCAGTGCCCAGCAGATAGACACACTAAGGAGAGAACGAATAAGGTCTCAGGAGACTGACCAGGCACATTAGAACCTGTGGACAACATCTGGATTAGACCTAGAATTCTGCTCCTGtatagcctgattccagatctgtttgtgttgtgcaTATATTTAACTCAATAGCCAGTTGGCAAGACACCACAAACAGATATGGAATCAGGCTGAGTTTTATAGAGATTAACCATAAAACAGAACTACAGCAGTTGTTTTCAGGAAACCATGAAAGCTACAAACCATTGAACCAATGGCTCAATGTATTTAATGACATTCTCTAGGCAGAGCTCATAAGAAAATAATTCCCCCTTATGCACCCATCCTGTCTAAGAGAATTGACTGGAGACAAGTGTTCATTTAAGGGACCAAAACAGCACAAACCTATAAGGATCTTTTGTGAATTCAAGGCTAAGGGAGGCATGTGTATGCTGGTTTAGTTTTTCCAGTTGTAAACAaacattactgcactgttgactgaGAGCAGGATGCATTGCTCTCTAAAATAGTCAATTACATTTCTTTGCACTATATCAAACCATCAGGCTACTCTTGTATAGGAATCACTGATTAATTTTGCAAGAATGTACCATCATTTTGTAAAATATGTACCATCATTTTACACTTCAAATATAAGAGTAAACGCAAACATTCTtgtagattttttatttatttgtgatAAGGTATCTATAAATATATGTAAAACATTTTGTTGTACAATTGTACAGATTAATCTACAAGCACTGTTTGTTAAAAGGGGACACAGTGTGTAGATGTACAGTTAACAGGTCTAATTTCTCTGCCTGTTAAAAGCCCTCCTTGAGTTGAGCTCTGGTTTCAGACATTAATTTCAGCCTTGGAGCTCTTTCAGCCCAGATAACACTTCACACCACAGCTCAAGTTGTCTCCTTTTAAGCAATCACTTACATGGCATGAAGGGACATTGCGTTAAATGGGAAAACctattcataaaaataaaaataaagagagGTTGTGGGACTGTGGAAGTACCTGATTGTATGATATTTTGATTCAACCGATATTCACAGAATGGGGCAAAAGGAAGATGCAACAATTTAATTGAATATTGATAGCATCGctgcctgtctctgtttgtttgaTTCAATAATGCCCCCTGGTGGACTGTTTTTGTAGAACACCTGATTGACTGCCATTATAGTGTCTCCATACACTTCAGACAGGCGTAATGATTCTTGTTCTTCTTGCTGCAACAAAGCAAGCATCAAAGAAAAATGCATGATGCTGACATTTTAATTGCCTCCAGTATAACCACTGGCACAATTCCATTCCACACAATTGACGTCCCATTCATAATCCAATTCACATAGTAGAAAATCCAATCACCTAATTCGGCATCCACCTACCTCTGAGACACTAAACACCCCAAAATGTTGGATGACTCAGGCATTCTTCCTCAGAGTACTACACAAAACAAGATGGTCTACATGAAACAACTTCACCACTACACACAGTCTCCATTCGTCTCTCCTCAGCAGTGGGCTCCCGCtgtgggggaagaagagagagcgagGCGCTGGGTGTTGGAAGTAAGGCACACACATGGTCCACTGAGAGTCCAGGATCACACATCCAGGGATGGGCTGGGCTTTGGAtggtcaggggggggggggggggtcagtcaGGGGTTACTGGTGGTGGTGTGTGCGATCATCGGGCCGCTTGACGTGGATCCTACGGACCCTGTCAATGCGCTCCTCGTCCTCGTCCAGGTGATGCGAGCGGCCAGCGGCACCTCCCGTAGCCTCCAGCAGAGCGTTGTCAGGACCCCTCCCATCCTGGGACTCATACAGCAGGATGTTGAGGGTCTCCTCGTAGATTCGTGCCTCAGGGAATTCCACCTGGAGGGGAAGGGGTTTATGTATTTAGGTCTGCCTGGTCATTGTTATCCGAATGCCAAGAATGCCTGTACTTTGTAGCAAAGAAAATGTCCCAATGGTATATTAAAGTATACTTTTCTACAGCAGGCTAGCAACAACAAACTCCCAAATGGGGGTAGTTTACTAGAGGTGTTCTACCTTCAAAGCCTTGAAGCCAGAGACATGTAGTTGCTGAGTCTGTGTTCAATAAAATATTTTAAGATGACATTATACTATATGCCATTGCAGTGCAAGTTTTTTTATTTTGCATTACCttggtctgcttcttctctgtggCGTAGACGATTGAGGTGCAGCACACCTCAGCGATCTTGCGTCCCTGGCCGTAGAAGGACCAGCAGCAGATCTCGTCGCCAATCACATCCTTGATGAAGAGCACACGGTTGTTGAAGCGCAGCGACAGCTTGTCAAACAGCTCAATGTTCTTCAGCATGTTGTCGTCAGAGTTACTGcatggagggaaggatgaggaagCCTGGTTAGTGATAAGAGGTTGCGTTCCATGCCAACTAGACTGCAGCCACGTAATTGCTGTCACATATTAACCACCTATTGTGTGCCACGTCATTGACTATGCAGTCGGACATCAGATTGCTATATCATATGATGTGGTTAGGTGATGTTAAACACTTATCCAGGCGTTGTGAGATCTGGAAGCTGGCTACAATGTAGTCAGCCTGGGATGTGGGCTGCACTTAAACCATACATTTTTCACTTTACATTCATCATTTACACGTCTTTAATAGATGTAAGAATCTCTCACCTGGTGTAGGAGTATTTGTTGTTGCTTCTGTTGTATAAGAGTTTGACAGTGGGCTATGTAGACCCAAAACAACAGGAAAACGTCAGTCAGAATTGAATACGTGAGACTAGAGCTTAAGTAAATACTGGGTGTGTCTTTCACCCTGATACGTGACTCGGTCAACAATACCTTATTAGAGGTGGCGATGAGTCTCTGTTCTTCCTTCAATGATGTCACCAGAGGAACTTTACAGAAC includes:
- the LOC115111332 gene encoding unconventional myosin-Ih-like produces the protein MEGALTARDRVGIQDFVLLDTHTSETAFLGNLKKRFSEDLIYTYIGTLLVSVNPYKELDIYSKKQMDIYMGVNFFELPPHIYALADNAYHTMMAEANNHFILISGESGAGKTEASKKILQYYAVSCPSTTLLDSVRDRMLVSNPVLEAFGNAKTLKNDNSSRFGKYMDIQFDIQGDAVGGHILSYLLEKSRVVHQNHGERNFHIFYQLVEGGEEDLLHQLGLESNCQHYSYLVQDECANVTSINDKNDWKTVRNALSVIDFDESDIQHLFGIIASVLHLGNVQFEADSKGYATLNKNTELRWVSTLLGINVQVLQEGLTYRKIEAKTDEVLSPFTVDHAIYARDALAKAIYGRTFTWLVNKINDSMENKEPSRKTVIGLLDIYGFEVFYVNSFEQFCINYCNEKLQQLFIQLTLKSEQEEYEAEGIGWEPVQFFNNKIICDLVEEKHRGIISVLDEECLRPGEATDFTFLEKLEEKMGSHPHFITHKLSDKKIRKTLDRGDFRLLHYAGEVTYGVVGFIDKNNDMLYRNIKDVMRQSKNAIVRECFASTESDSRRRPETVASQFKSSLLGLTDILMSKEPWYVRCLKSNESKQPGRFDDVLVRHQVKYLGLMEHLRVRRAGFAYRRRYELFLQRYKPLCPATWPHWRGVAAEGVEVLVQHLGYLPDEYKMGRTKIFIRHPRTLFSTEDAFEVCKHKLASRIQAQYKGYRQKGEFRRQKEAATKIETCWRGVQARKEKERRQWAVKVIKKFIKGYMTRGEAKTTDNSEYLAFVRQSYLNRLKDNLPKTVLDKISWLTPPPVLTEASAILRQLHMRVIVTRYVRGITAQQKAQLQLKGITSVIFKDKKDSYPQSVSQPFVDTRISEQDINMKVLQIIRHERIKYSVPVVKYDRNGFKPRPRQLILTQTAAYVVDEAKIKQKVQYTTLKGVSVSTLSDGIIIFHIASEDVKQKGDLVIQCDHLFEVLTKLSVVANKQSAINVVQGSISFQIQAGKEGIVDFSSGQESMVYKDKNGHLMVVSTRTKAR
- the kctd10 gene encoding BTB/POZ domain-containing adapter for CUL3-mediated RhoA degradation protein 3 — its product is MEEMSGESVVSSAVPAATTRTTSFKGSSPSSKYVKLNVGGALYYTTMQTLTKQDTMLKAMFSGRMEVLTDSEGWILIDRCGKHFGTILNYLRDGAVPLPESRRETEELMAEAKYYLVQGLADECQAALQNKESYEPFCKVPLVTSLKEEQRLIATSNKPTVKLLYNRSNNKYSYTSNSDDNMLKNIELFDKLSLRFNNRVLFIKDVIGDEICCWSFYGQGRKIAEVCCTSIVYATEKKQTKVEFPEARIYEETLNILLYESQDGRGPDNALLEATGGAAGRSHHLDEDEERIDRVRRIHVKRPDDRTHHHQ